TCCTTAAATACTGCAACGCACTCATTACAAATTAAACACATCGGTTGGCGTTTGGATGTGGCGgggtaaaataaaacaagtatttgTTAGTCCAGGCAGGGTTTAAACTGACGGTTTTCATCGGCAATTTTTACGTTTCAGTGTTGAGAAAGACATATTGATTGTAATCTAGGCTACTACCGGCACGCTCTGCATTGTTTGCGTTGTTGCTAGGCTACGTGGTCTGTACTGTATGAATTTACGTAGGGATGTGCGTTTTTGGTGGGACCACGGGCTGGGCCATTTGGAGGTTGATTCCGGGCCGCATGTGGCCCGCGGGCCGCCAATTGAATAGCCCTGTTTTAGAGCTTTCGGATGCAGCCTATGTCTCCCTTATATAACACAATCAGTTTAGTTCATGGAGCTCTTTTCTATTGAACCACTGCATTAGGATGAACATAACAGTTAACACTCCAGGGTCCGGTCCTAAATGCTGCCCTCAGCCCACCTTGACCACAAGTCCACACTTTGGTCATGTGATACTGCATAGATCAAGGGTGtttctggagggccacagtcctgcagagttcagctccaacctgctccaacacacctacctttagttttcaaataatcctaaaaCCTTGATTACCTGCTTCAGGTGTGTAAcattagagttggagctaaactctgcagggatgTGGCCCTACAGGAGTTTGACATCCATGGCATAGACTGTTGGGTAGTAGCCCACTATGGAGTCTGCAGCAATGAGGTGGCACAGCAGCCAGACACAAGGCTCTTGTTAACACATTCAGAGTCACCCTACAGCAGAGTTCCTTGAATCTGACCCTAGAGGGCCTCTCCTCTTCAAAGTTTAGATCAAACCCTGGTTACACTCATCTACCTGTAATATTCTAGtaactacactctcagaaataaaggtacaaaagctgtcactggggcgttaccttttcaaaaggtacacttttgtacctattggGTTCTAATATGttcactttaagtactaatatgtaccttttaagGAACCTTCAaatttgtaccttttgaaaaggttccgccccagtgacagcttttttacctttatttctgagagtgtccTAGTCTCAGCTTCAGACGTCACGCCAATGGACCgttggctaaatgtctgatgcatatgggacacaaaagtggaaacacttcaggagtgtcaaagtcgtcatcagattggtagaattctacaggatttccgggaaaTGTGTGTCtcttggttgtttgacatgtcggtcaaacagcctaatgggcgggccttggccaaagaaaactgccatggattccagaccttcagccgccagtctgaaggtctggctacgcgagactaccACAGTCCTACAGTCTGGCTGATTTCATGAATGTGCATGAAGGCGGCAACGAGGCATATCAGATTCGACATTTCAGAGAGAAACCAAAGAGCCCAAGATGACCttggcttttttatatataatcatatagaTGGTAATCAGGCAAACTACACGAATGCTGAAGtaccttttttgttttatgtcacTTTTTGGAAAGAAGTATACCACTTTTCTACTGGCACTGGTGCTTGAGCTGGAGCTGGTGCTCTGCCAGGGCCAGCACTCCCTCAGAACCGGCTCATGGCTTGGTCTGTTGTGACAGCTCTGTCCATCTATATCATTGGTTGTCTTGAACAAGACCAGCAAGGTTTTGAGGTTGGTTTGTTACCAGGATTTGGGCTGTGGTCCAAACCAAGTCCGGGCTAAAGAGAATGTCTTTAGACAGAGTAAATAGGATTTGGACAAGTTTGGAAACAGAATTGGACTGGCCTAGATCAAGGAAGGGTAAACAGCCTTTGTCTGTTTACTAACTTACAGTAGCTACACAAGTCCTGAATACTCTGCTCTGAATTTCCAGAAAAGACAAGCCTGATGTTCTTAGTGCACTCATTGAAGTAGATCAAACAAGTGAGCACACTGGGTTCACGGTGACAGCTCAGCTGGAGGTTTGGAGCCAGATTAAGCAATAGATGCACATAAGGAGAGCCGAATATCAAAGTCTTGGACTGTACCCATAACCATTAACCAGCCTGATGAATCCCACGCCATTTCCAGGATTCGTTTGAGGATGCAGCCCAGCTATGGGAAGCATGGAATGAGGGACATGAGCTATGAGCAGCACTGATGGGAAATCTCAGACAAGTTTGATTAAGGTCTTCCCTGCAGCAGACAGCACTATGTAACCAATCCAGGAATTCCCCCGGCTGTATCGTCATTTCACAGCCATGTGTTCTGCTTCATTTGAACTGTACCATGTTCATACCTGCTAACCTGACCAATACTGCAAACAGGGCCAATCATTTAGACAAGTGGAGATGCTCTTTGATCTGTAATCACATCCATCCAATTTGATCACATTGGACATATATAGACTAATAGTTTGCAGAGTAatgactgttttgtgtgtgtgtgtgtgtgtgtgtgtgtgtgtgtgtgtgtgtgtgtgtgtgtgaatatcattattcactgaaaacaaACTAAGAGAAGAATAACACAgagaatttatataataaaactgtGAGTGTTTGCATAACCATCAGATCAGTCATTTGACTGCAAAGGGCAAGCTGCTCCTTGGCACTAACCACTGACTGCTTCACCAAAGCAATGCGAGCAACACATCCGTCATGATCTCTGGGATCATGCAGAGGCTTAGTCAGACTTACATTGAGTCAGATCATAAGAAGAATTAAAGGTTAGTTATTTCGTTAAGTGGCAGCAAGTCATTTGCGTTTAAGCATATGTATTTAATTCTAAGAGTTAAGCTGACATTACGATTTCAGGTCCAAAGGAAAGCTAAACTTTGTTAAAGTGATCACACTGGTAGCAGTTTGCTTTGTAACATACTACGTAACTTTATAACAAGTATGAAAGTACCAGTTCTAAATAAAATAGTGCACAGGACAAATAAAGACACACATGATAGCAAAACTTGGCCAGTACTGAGGGTAATATCCTCAGTAGAGGCAATCTATTAAATCCCAAAAAACTTGTTTTACACTGACATCTGCTGTTGAGTCTATACTATTACTGTTATGAGCATGCATACCTGAATGTATATAGCATCTACATTTGCCATGAAATCAGGGCATTGCTATGAGTTTGGCTGAATGGTTTTAAGGACTCTTTATGCAGCTGCTAAAATGTGTCAGTTGGTTGTTTCTGGGTAGCTTCTTATTATTGTCCACCAGATCACTTTTCTGGATTAAGTCTGATCCATGTCTTGAACAAGCCACATAATTTGTGGTTTCATTCATGTCCAAAGCAAAAACAGTTACACTAGTTGCCTGGCTATTTTTAATGGTAAACCTAGAGGGTAATAAAAGGGCTGAACTTTAATAAGCACACACAACTAAAGCCAATCAACAGATTGCAGATAACACTGGGCTGATATAGTGTACTTTCTGAAATATATAGCATATCCTGACTGCTCACATTAACAGCGCTCATTTTCACCTCTGCTAAATGTGGCTTCAACATTTCTAAGACAGACTCAGAAAGGCAGACATGAttaagacatttttctttactcGTGTACTCATAGAATTCatataaatcaatttttaaaaaagaaaaaagacaatcaTTTTTGCATGGTCTAAAAGTATGGGTGCAAttctttttacataattttaatgctCTTAATGTAATATACAAACCTGTTTCAGCCATAATATCGATTACGAGTTCTTATACAACACATTTACAGCTATTTGACCACCATATAATAGACCTGTATAATAAAACTTTTAGTTAACACCAGTAACAGTATTGAATCTGAAGTTCAGAGATGTTTGAGCTTTAGGTATCATTGCTGCTTCATACCTGCAGTTCTACTAGTCTACTGGTTTATGGTTACAACATGGTGTCAAATACACAATTAATTTTGCAGCTCATCTTAGCAGTTTGTTGTTAACCTTTGGAGTGACTTGACAACTTTGAAAGAGTTGAAATGTACATTGTACAAGACATCTAAAGCcaaaattatattacagtaagatgtaaaaaataataataataataataataataacttcagTCATCAAAATGTCTCATCTCATTCCAATGAGCTTCTCAAAATGAAATAACCTGGATTTATTAAGAAATGTAAAGTAGTGTTAGTGCTAGGAATATATCAAGaatcaaaatgaaattttatacCACTTATACCATTATTTTTTCCCAACCCCATCCATGAGCTCATCCTCCTCCATTATGACTAAAGGTCTGGAGGGGAGAGGCGAGGGAATGTTACATTCGCTTATGCCACTTCATACTGTATCTAACCCTGCAAAACTACAGGTGCTGCTGAGAGCCTTTGACCTCCCTTCCTATGCGGATGGCACTGGGTTTGCGagcaagaaaataaattaaatgaaatgagagAAAAAGGGGAAGGGTAGAGGACGGGTCTTCACTTTGTCGATGCCCAGATGATAATAGCAATAATGCCGACCACTAAGGCAAGGACCACTGCCAGGATGCACATCTTCTTACGAGACTTTTGCTacagtgaaaaagagaaaatatggtCACTGTGATTAAATAGCATGTTCACTATATGCATGGCTTTGGATTCTAACATCTCACCACATTTTTGATACAAAATGctatagctgtgtgtgtgtgtactgctgaAGCTCTTGCTGTACCTGATACTGAGCGGCTCTCTGGAGTTGCTCAGCTCCTCTCTCCACATGCACTTCGGCACTCTCCACATTAGCCTCTATGCTATCTGTAATCACACATATTTACTTGCATTTAGATTAGAGATTTCAAGTTGTTTTAGACAATATGTCAACCTTATATTGAACATACTCAGAGTTTACACTctttacatacatttaattaagtgcacttcttgaTTCAGATGCTTTGACACCAAAGCAAACTCAGATGTGTCATGTAGCCATTAAACCTGTAATgcctaaaatattaaatactcaGAATGTAATGGAATAGTTTATTATTCcattttgacaaaatatataataaataaataaataaataaaagtttgcatgtgtttagggatgagaatatggaggaaaaatatacacattttaacatgttttttctaaaaaaaaaaaaaaatgataaccaAGTAAAcctaagtgttcatcttgaaatattactaacaatataaatgttatatttacattCACAGCACAAAGACATGTGAACCATGACCTGAAAGTtgaggaacattttttttttccatgttgacAATTTACAGGCCTTAGACATTTCCATATCAAGTATGACAGTGTCAGCTTAATACTACAACGTTGTAAAGTTAACCTGTTGAATGCACAATAGATTTTAAACACTGTGAATAAACTAAAAATTCTGCCACCATTTCACCAATACCACCACATTGTTACAAATCCGTATTTAATCGTAtggggaaaaacatccagtatattcttaaaaaaattgcCCTTTGTGCtccatagaagaaagtcatacatgctGTGTGgataatgcacaaataaatgacagaactttcattttcagcagatttatCCTTATATAAATAGCAGCGGTGTGGATCAGAgatttccaaccctgctcctggacaGTTACCTTCCTGCAGACTTTGGTTTCAAACCTGCTCCAACACAGCTGCCTGTCATCAtcccctgaacaccttgattagctgtgATAGTAGGGCTgatccgatcaggatttttgaggccgatcacagcaagcagtatctgccgatccCGATCACCGATACCAATCTTTTAAAGgcttctttttataatttataactatatatagtgATACCccaatcaggatttttagaaatttattcagggcctgaatttcatttttttttaaatgggggcCATTCCCCTCTTAGATGACTCTTGTGAGGGGAAGCAGCACAGACTGTGCTTTCACAGAggagtccgctactgatccgtggctgtttaccacaaaggCACagacacaacatttatccattattttgatttcaaatccaaacattgtaactgaaaatgctttttcagcattgcaatttttttttacacagtacagtaatacaatctatAACAGACAtctttaaacaataaatataagcaacacattattcaatgtgtttacttttgcatttacttctagatttatgtattaatttgctcaagcaagtggcaaaacatttaaactacctttcttacgttatcacaaacttaccattgacagaaatagtCGGCTCTACAgcctttcctttttaaaaatacttattacaagcaatcctgccgttcataaagaactttgtttgtCTTCCTCCATGAGTGCCATCATTTTGCCTTAGATTGTGTTAGATTGGGgtttggagctgaaatctgcaggacggtagctcgcCAGCAGCAGGGCTTGACACCCCTGGCATAGATTAGAGACAGATTGTACTCACCTATCATATCACCCTGATCATGGATCATCACTGCAAGATCCTTGAAAATCTGATTCACATCCAAAATGTCCGACTGCAATCACAGCAGAGGTACAAAATTACACACAACAGCACAAATGTAACTCATAAATACACTATATCTTAACAGTAAATGTGTAATTcataaatacagaaatgcactatATGCTAACAGTAGGTGTAAACAGGGTCAATTTGaggtaagaaaatatttttgttttttttgttttttttttaatcaaagcttTGTCTTTCCTGtcagttatttcaaataaatgctgttcttttaaactttgttcaTCACATAATCCTTTTAAAATCCTTAAAATGtcacggtttctacaaaaatattgttttcaaacacgttttcaacattataataataatgagaagaaCAAGAAGAACCATGATTAATAACtgagcattaataataaatgataataattgagcagcaagtcagcatatcatactgatttctgaaggatcatgtgacactgaagactggagtaatgatgctgaaaattcagctgcgcattaATTTGCAGTAATGGATTAAATTTGGATTAAAACCTAAACTTCTGGATGCACTTGGTCGAAAATCAAAAccgaaaatgctttgtaataattatttaacatcaaaataaaaaaacacaaaacaatttaaaatatttttaatgatactgaacTTAAAAGACACAGCAAATTAAATAATCACACTTTTATTGAAAAGAACACAATCAAATCTGAcagaaaatatatcaatattaaatatcaatatgttATCTTTATTCAGTTCTATGCAATTTTCTTCAATGGAGCAACAGAATCAGATAGaacagttgttttgtttgtttgtttgtttaattatccAAACAATGTATAGTCCTACAAAGCTTtgaatgaaatgtattattaaatattactaaaatagaAAGGAGTTTTTTATATagcttttcacaatattattgcttttacagtatttttcataaGATAAacccagccttggtgagcactgaataagagacttctttcaaaacatttgaaaaagtcttaattaattattccaaacttttgactggtagtttaAGTTCTGCAGCACTTTCTGTTTCAAATGCAGATATTCTGAGAAATTGatgaggcagaaaaaaaaaaaagaggaagaatggattttgtgtgaatgtgtgtggcaGGAAAAGAGGAAACTAACCTCAAGCTGTTGAATGGCAGTTTCTCTTTCTTTGATGAGCTCCAGGTCCTCCTCTGTTATGGCCACCTCTTCTGTCTGAGTGGTGGTCTTACCCCAATCTTcattactgcacacacacacacacacacacacacacacacacacacacacacacacacacacacacacacgcagagtgTTTTCAGCTCTAATGCTGGTGCTGTGTGCTCATAAAGAGGGACTGAGACTTACTTTTCAAAGGAGACCAGCTGATCTTCATGACCTCCGTCTTCAGCCTGCAGTAAATCACAACACAAAACCATACAGAAGAGTACTGTATAAATATCTgacacattaaaaacagaaaacagaatcaGCATATTATTTTACTAAGTGATGCTTCGAGGGATAAATAGAGAATAGCCAGAATAGTCACaggtaaaatgtaataaaaatatggcAGAATTAATTTTATCTACTGGGTCTCACTTGAATGGTGTCAAGTAGACGTTCCAGAATGGACAGAAGCTTGATTtcaagtattatattatattcagtaaataaaataaaaataaacctttatgATTTGATTAGATTGAAATAAGGATGTGCAATATGACAACATTAGATTGTGAATGATGGTTACATTCATCTGACAGGAAGTTCTtcatcaacaaaaacatttatcatgtgCTCGTGTTTTAAAGCCTTGCCAGTCAAAAACACAATGTTCATATCAACACAGTCAGTTGTGTTTTAAGTGAACAAACAGTTGGGAAAGACGCATATATATCAGTATGTTGGATctgtgcattaggtcttaaagtgacagcagcctaatatatATGTGCTGCTTGACTCACTGCTCAACTGAATAACATTTGTAGTTTCAATTCAGAATTAGTTGATCTTTAAGACTATGAAgcgtttttttttacatttgattattcaatttcttacATGAATGTTAATGAgcagttcatttcatttttatctttcttatattgtgtttgtcctattgtttgtaagctgtatatttgtttttattttaataacaatgataaattatgaaataacatgaaataaaaagtgaaataagattttggtcatatcgcccacctctTCCTTGACCTAATTGttctatgattattattatttttttttttttacctttcatggctatatattttaaaaatactgaaattagtTTGCCTGTACTGCTCAGTAACTtataaaatagctttaaaatgaacatgaaaaataattgATAAAGATTGTGGCTTGTGATCCTTtctgaaaattttttaaaaggatatcgtattatgattttgttttgtcaTATCGCCTACCCCTAGACGGAAATGATCCATTTCatcaaatatttgtgtgtaaGGTATTTTTGGGTTCAAGTATAGAGTTGTAAGTTTATCATCATTTCACTTTTAAggatgctgcctatgtagacgGTTCACTACAGTCTGGATCAGAGCTGATGTGGAAAACAGTGTTCCTCGAGTGTATCTTACTGAGAGTCGAGACCCTGCTCGGGCTCTGGCCACGGACTCCTTCTCCTTCTCCGCGGCTCGACGCTGCACCGCCTGGAAGTTGTTGAGAGCTGCGGAGAAATCATTCATCAGCCGGTCCTTCTGGATTTTCTGCTGTCTCTGTTTAAAGAAGAAATACAATGAGTTAGACTTGATATTCAGACAAAATATTATAAGAACTTCGCCAGCACCTTTAAATGACCTTCCCATTTTTATTTGCATGCCGTTATGCTTCATGTAAACACATTTCTCTGGAGGTTAAAAGTGATTCTGCACACACAAGCGCACCTGTTCGGACAGGGACACGGGTAGAGAGAGCGAGCCGAGGTCTTTCAGGTGCTTGTTGGTCTCCTTGGCCAGCTGGTTTGTGTAGTGCTGCACCTGctgactgtaaaacaaaaaacatcacacatACTGAGAATACAAGAGCACAAGAGGAACAGGAAATGCACAGCCATGAATAAATCAAGAACTAAACACACTCACAGTCTCTCCCGCAGGTCACTGGTGTCTTGTTTTGTTCCCAGTTGGTTTACCATGCTCTTGATCTGTGCCGCTAATGTAGAAAACACACTAAAATCAGACTCTGTAATGTCAGTGAAGGTTTTTAACAGCAGACATATGAGGACAATACTGTGAACCTCATGAAGAAACGTCCAAATCATAAGTGAcatcaaaacagaaatacaaaacaataaatcatattttgtgtaaaagaaaagaaaaagtaaactCATTAATGAGAATAGAAAGCAACAgtctttatatacacacacacacacaattaaacacatttataatattaagagttctgatatttcatattaaattgatcaaaagtggcagttaagacatttataaggctaaaaaaggtttttaagactggagtaatgatgcagaaaattcagctttgcatcacaggaataaattatattttaaatgataagtTTGAATTAAGTTTTTCAAGTCTCTTATtgtcatcaaggttgcattttttttaataaaattaaaataaaacattaatattgtgaaatattattgcaatttagaagaatgtttttctatgtgaatatattgtgaaatgctatttatttctgtgatcaaagttgaattttcagcatcattactccagtttttcgtgacacatgatccttcagaagtcagtATAATAAGCTGATTAGGTGTTAACTTAATGTCGGTTATTATTGGTGCATAATTATGAATAATGGCTCATATTATTATCGATGCTGTGAAATATTTTGTGTAGAATCCACAtttgttttcagaattctttaatgaatagaaaaagaacaccatttgttttgaataatttcacattaaaagtcacttttgcttaatttaatgcatcctcactgaatgaaagtattaatttaaacttaatttaaaataaaacttttaaatggtagcgTATCGtggtttaataatatttcacaaaatcactattttattgtattttggatcaaataaatgcagcattggtgaacataagagactttcaaacaTCTTTACCATCATACCAACACTAAACCCCTGAACAGCAGCGCATGCCTCAACAAGTCAGAGATTATTATGAGCCACCACATAATAATAATCTCAGAGCTGGCTGACTTGTTTCATGGATCAGAACTCCTTAACAAATTTCAAAAATCGTTATTGTCCTACAAACAGTCTTCATTTCTATGTATAAGACATGCAGAGCTAAATCAGCATGAAGTTGTCGAGCTGACCCGATGCATGCACTCCCCCGGTAGCATCTTTATTGCTACGAACTATCACTTTCAGATCAACGTCCCAGTCCCGAACAGCACAGATCCAGACACTCACTGTTCTGTGTGATCTTCTGGATGTTGGAGCTGCATGTCTGGATGAGGCCGCTGAAGTCCTTCGGCGCGGCGCGCTGCTCTGTCCTTCCGTACGACATGACTGCGGGCTCTGAGGGACGTCTCGGGACAACGAGCGGAGGAAACTACAGCAGGAAGCGAATCAGTGCCTAAAAAATGCTGAGGACAGAGAAACGTTTTGTCAGA
The Cyprinus carpio isolate SPL01 chromosome A19, ASM1834038v1, whole genome shotgun sequence genome window above contains:
- the LOC109093431 gene encoding syntaxin-12-like — its product is MSYGRTEQRAAPKDFSGLIQTCSSNIQKITQNTAQIKSMVNQLGTKQDTSDLRERLQQVQHYTNQLAKETNKHLKDLGSLSLPVSLSEQRQQKIQKDRLMNDFSAALNNFQAVQRRAAEKEKESVARARAGSRLSAEDGGHEDQLVSFENNEDWGKTTTQTEEVAITEEDLELIKERETAIQQLESDILDVNQIFKDLAVMIHDQGDMIDSIEANVESAEVHVERGAEQLQRAAQYQQKSRKKMCILAVVLALVVGIIAIIIWASTK